Within Sorangiineae bacterium MSr11367, the genomic segment CCGGCGTGGAGTCCACGGCGCCGACCCACCTGACGCCCGCCCGCCGGACGCGCACGTCGCAGGCTCTTTGGGCGCTCGGGGTGCTGCTCGCCGCGACGGCCATGGCGGGTGCGTTTCTCTTGCTGCCGGCGCAGCCGGGCGCGGAACCTGCGCCGGCCGCCGCACCCGCACCACCGCCGAAGGTGGCGCCCGTCGCATCGTCCATCGTCGAGCCCTCGGCGCTGACCGCATCGCCCGCCACGCTGCCCGACCCCGCTGATGCGGCGGCGCCCGCAACGACGGCAACCACCGCGAAAGCGGCTTCGAGCCCGCGTGCGCACGCGTCGCCGCCCCGGCGGGCCCCCGCCGCGCCGCCCTCGAGTGGCGCCGCGCCGAACGGGTCCAACCCACGCCTGCCCGGTGGGGTGTATGGAGAATCTCCTTACCGACCATAGCTTTTGGAAACTTGGATGCGTCCCCTCGCCGTCGTTGCTTTTCTTCTCGTGCAGTCTTCCTCGCTGGCCTTCGCGCAATCGAAGGGCCCAGAAACCGAGGCCGATGCGGCCTTCATGCAAGGCGCCACGCTCGTTCAAAAGTCGCAATGGGCCGAGGCGTTGGCCGCGTTCGAGCGGGCCTACGAGCTGCGGCCGCACGCCGTCACCACGTACAACGTGGCCGCGTGCGAGCGCGCAATGGGGCGCTACACGCGCGCCTTTCGCACCTTTGCGAGGGCCCTGGACGAGAATGCGGCGGCCGGCGGCAAGGCCTTGCCCCCCGTGCTCGCATCCGATGCCAAAGGCTACCTCGGTGAACTCGATCGGCTCCTGGTGCGTCTCTCCCTCGTGGTGACGCCGGAGGGATCGCGCGTCACGGTGGACGGCCGGCCCCTGGAGGCGATCCCGAAGGGAGCCGAGTACGTGGCGGGGATCCGCCCACCGGGTGTGGGCGATCCCAGCCCGCGCGGCCCGTTCGTGGTGCTGCTCGATCCCGGCATGCACGTGCTCACCTTCGCGCGCCCCGGGTTCGAAGATGTGGTGCTCCGCCGCAGCTTCCCGCCGGGCAATGCGGTCGCGCAACGCATCGAGTTGACCCAGCTTCCGGCCCAGATCCACATTTCGTCGACCCAACCCCGCGCCATCGTTCGGGTCGACGGCACCGACGTGGGGCCTGCGCCGGTGGACGTCCTTCGCCCCGCGG encodes:
- a CDS encoding PEGA domain-containing protein, which gives rise to MRPLAVVAFLLVQSSSLAFAQSKGPETEADAAFMQGATLVQKSQWAEALAAFERAYELRPHAVTTYNVAACERAMGRYTRAFRTFARALDENAAAGGKALPPVLASDAKGYLGELDRLLVRLSLVVTPEGSRVTVDGRPLEAIPKGAEYVAGIRPPGVGDPSPRGPFVVLLDPGMHVLTFARPGFEDVVLRRSFPPGNAVAQRIELTQLPAQIHISSTQPRAIVRVDGTDVGPAPVDVLRPAGSYKVVVKYPGFEPYEARVNLRAGEQTDLRASLVESSPSIFSRWWFWTGAAILVTGAVVGTYAIVRPDNREPVGGGSLGWGVVGP